The DNA window AATCGAGGTTGAAGCCACTCCGGGGGGCACTATAATCCAGAGGAACTTCTTTGTGAGACCAGACGGAACAAAGAGCGATTACGTAGGGATTGCACGGATGAGACTCGATGGGAACCGGCTGTTATGGGTAGGGGAAGAGGCCGAAGACCCGAACACTGCCGAGGAAATCAGGAACCATTCCTTTGAGGGTATCGTTACCGAAGATCAGATATACATAGTGGAACTCTACGAGGCAGTTGGAAAGGACGGAACCATCGAACGCAGGCGCAACACCACCCACTACTACTTCCTGAGCGATAAAGAAGCCGTGATGACCGGCAGCGTCTACGTAAACGATGAGCTACTCGTGTTCGCGAGTACAAGGCTGAGGAGAGTGAGGTAACCAGAGCGGATACCCGTCCACACCCGCCGCTGACAACCACCGGAAGCCTTTTAGGGATAACGTCCAAGTTATTCTGCCCGGGGAGTGCCGCCGAAGGCGGAGCCGATGAACTTGGGCGGGTTATTACCCCCTTTTCACGGCGTTTCTGAGAAGTTGTGACGCAACTACGTCCGCCTTCCAGTATTATATCCTCCGGGAGGAGGGAAATGGACCTTCATGAATACCTAATGCTGGGAGAATATGTTATAATCGCGTAAAAGTTGATGGGATCTACGACCATTTAGCCATTACAAACAAAAGAATTATCCTGTTCAGAACATCCAAATCAGGCCTTTTACGGAGAAAATCTACTGAAATTAATTCCCTAAAGTCATACCCCCTAAAAGGTGTTAAAGAGATCTCCATTCAGATAACACATAACACCTTTTCACTGTATTATATCGAATGCGTGCGATGAATGAGAATCGTGATTTGGTCTTCAGCCTCAGAATAGACCCAAAAATTGGTAGAACTGACTTACGCACTGTTTATGCCATACTCTGGACGACGTTTGAAAGCATCTTCACACAGTACGAGACAGAGCCAACGATCGAACTAACAACATTCCATCTCGTGGATATTTAGTTTATAAATTCTGAGAACTCACACTTCTCAACCTTTATAAATCCTTGAGAACTAACAGTTCTCGGGTGTTAGTATGAAGCTTGGGGATTTGAGCTACATGAACCCCTGGTGGGAAGGAAAAGAAGACTACCACGCGAGACGCTGGAGAGAGCAGAGAATCCATTGGTGGCCTAAATGGGCTGATGAGCTCTCACTCGAACCGTTCTCGCTCAACTTCGTCCTCGGCCCGAGGCAGGTGGGAAAGACGACGGGGATAAAACTCCTCATCCAGGAACTCCTGAAAGAAAATCCACCGGAGTCGGTTCTATACATCAACGTTGAGATTCTTCCAGACTACAGAACCCTCTCAGCCTTGATAAGGGAGTTCCAGGAACTAAAGGAGAATGAGGGCATCAAAAGGGGATACATCTTCCTGGATGAAGCCTCATCACTTGAAGGCTGGTGGAGAGGGGTTAAGCCGCTCATCGATGCGGGTCTCTTGGAGAACGACGTGGTCACGGTTACGGGATCAAGTTCTCTGAGGGTGAAGAGAGACATAGAGATGTTCCCGGGAAGAAGGGGAAAAGGGATAACTCTTGAAGTCATGCCACTATCTTTCAGGGAATACGTTGGGGTTATGGATCTGAAAAGACCGGAACTTCACAGGGAAAAGACGCTGAGACTATTTGAAGAGTACCTGAAAACCGGTGGTTTCCCGGGATCAATCAACGGCCTTCCCATGGACGATCTTCTTGGGGCTTACATAGGGGAACTCGTCCGTTTCGGAAAGAGCCTTGAGATAGCCAGAGAAACCATGGCGGCAGTAATCCGAAGCGCCCCTTCGGCAACGAGCTTTAGGGCATTAGCTAAAGCCACCTCGGGCTACTCCTACAAGGTGGTGCAGGACTACATCGAGTTCTTTAGGGAGCTGTATGTGCTCGGGATAGCGTACCTCAGACAGGGAGAGCAGGTGCTCTACAAGCGGGAGAAGAAGTTCTTCTTTAGGGATCCGCTTTTGGCGAGGCTCTTCTCCGCCTGGAGCGGTACCCAATTAAGAGAGGAGGCCCTCTACGAATGGCTCGTCCAAGAGCACCTATACCGGAGGTTCGGTGAAGTTTACTATTATAGAAACTCCTATGAGGTTGATGCGATAGTAGGTGACTTGAAAGTTGAGGTAAAGGCAGGGAAAGCCCACAGGAAGTATCCAAAAAACGTTAATGTGCTCGAAAAGGAAGATGTGCCCTTTTTCCTCCTTGACGCTACTCCCCCATAACCTGCACTATAACGCGCCTGTGCCTCGGTATCACGTCCAGCTCGACGAAGAAAATCTGCTGCCAGGTTCCGCGAACGAGCCTGCCGTCAACGACGGGGAAGCACTTGCTCGCCCCGAGGAGCGTAGCGCGGAGGTGGCTGTGGGCGTTGTCGTCTATCCTGTCGTGGAGGTAGCCTTTGCCTTTGGGAACAAACTCCTCCAGTGCTCGCTTGAAGTCCTCCAGAAGACCGGATTCATGCTCTATCGTGACTATCGCACCCGTTGCCCCTGGAACGAAGACCAGAACCTGTCCGTTTTCTATTCCAGACTCCTCAACGATTCCCTCAACCTCGCGGGTTATGTCGACCAGGTCAATCTCCCCCTTCGTTTGAAACCTCAGTTCCCTCGTGAGAACCTTCATACAACCACCCCGCGATGAGTCCGAGGGTGAAGCCTATTAGGTTTGCGGCCATGTCGGCGAAGGAAAAGGTTCTCCCGGGGACGAAGAGCTGGAGGAACTCCATGAGGAAGGGCAGGGGCAGCAGGTAGGGCCACAAGCGCCATCCAAGAAAACCCAGAGCGGCAAATTCCACCAAATGCGCCAGTTTATCCCCGTTGGCCACGGGCGACGACGGAACCCTCGGGGTCAGGTTCAGAAACAGAAGGAGGAGCACGTAGAGGAGAAGAAGCCTTCGCCTCAAAGGTTCCCCACCAGCCTCTTGAGCTTCTCAACGACGTCGAAGGGGGTCTCACCGAATATATAGACCAGCGGTTCGACCCCAAGACCGCCCACGTCAACGACCGCGTCGTAAGAGTCGCGCCTGAAGACATCGGCTATAGCCCTCACGGCCTCCTCTTCGCTCAGCCCACCGGTTTTAACCCTTCCAACCTTGAACCCCGCCGCAGTCAGGGCGGATTCTATGTCCGGGCCGTGCCTGATGTTGAGAACGCTCCGTACCTCCGGTCTAATCTCTGCCAGCATAACGAGGATTCTCGCGGTGAACTCACTGGCCCCGAACTCGGGCGGCAGCGCAAAGGCCTTTCCCTTGACGGCGGTTATCCTTCCCGGAATCGCCGCAACGTCCTCGATGTCGCGCGGGGACGGGAGGGCATAGGCAAAGTTGCTCCGCACCTCTGGGATGAGCTCCGGGAACTTCTCATTTCTGATCAGCTCGTTGAGCGCCATGTTTAGAACCTCAAGAATCTCCCCCCTAACTGGACGCACGGCAAAGAGCGACCTGCAGGAGTCCTCGCTCACACCAGCGTACTCGGCGTAGAAGGGGCACAGGAAGCCGCTCTGGAAAAGCTCAAAAATCCTTCTCGCCACGAGAAGAACGGCGTCCTCACGGCGTCCCCCAAAGAGGATGAAGTTGGACACTTCGCTGGCGATATCCTCCAGCTTCCGGGCCACCTCCTCCGGGGGAACCTTGTACCTGCCGGATAGGTACTTGCTGACCATCGCCTGGGTTATGCCGAGGTGCCCAGCGATCTGGGACTGCTTCATGCCCTCACGGTAGAGCCTCTCCGCTATCTTGGCCCTCAGAAAAGGCATCAGCTCCTCGGCTATGTAAACGCTGGGAGTCCTCATGCTACCACCCTAAAACCAAGTTATTGAAACTCCGAACCGAGGTTTAAAGCGTTACCGTCAACAATTTCATGTCAAAAAACGTTTAAAAACCCATCGATTTTTACATCGGAAGGGCTTTTATGGAGTGGAAAGGACGAGACGTGATAAGCGTTAGGGACTTCTCGAAGGAGGACATCGAATTCGTTTTAAAGGTCGCCGAAAGGCTTGAGGAAGAACTCAAGGAGAAGGGCTCTCTCGACTACGCGAAGGGAAAGATACTCGCGACGCTCTTTTTCGAGCCGTCGACGAGAACCCGCTTAAGCTTCGAGAGCGCCATGCACCGCCTCGGCGGTTCGGTCATCGGGTTCTCATCAGCGTCAAGCACGAGCGTCAAGAAGGGCGAAAGTTTAGCGGACACCATAAAGACGGTCGAGCAGTACAGCGACGTGATAGTCATACGCCATTCGATGGAGGGAGCGGCGAGGCTAGCCGCGGAGGTGGCGGAGATACCGGTCATCAACGCCGGCGACGGCAGCAATCAGCACCCGACGCAAACTCTGCTCGACCTCTACACGATAAAACGTGCCTTCGGAAGGATAGACGGCCTGACCATAGGTCTGCTCGGCGACCTCAAGTACGGGAGAACCGTCCACAGCCTGGCGGAGGCTTTGGCCTTCTACGACGTCGAGCTCTACCTAATTTCGCCGGGTCTCCTGAGGATGCCGAAGCACATCGTTGAAGAGCTCCGCGAGAAGGGGGTTAGAATCCACGAGACAACTGACCTGGAGGGAACGATTCCGGAGCTGGACGTTCTCTACGTCACCAGAATCCAGCGCGAACGCTTCCCGGACGAACAGGAGTACCTCAAGGTCAAGGGCAGCTACCAGGTCAACTGCGCGGTTCTGAAGAACGCGAAGGAAAGCCTCAGGATAATGCACCCGCTCCCGAGGGTCGACGAGATACACCCAGAGGTCGACAGGACGGAGCACGCGCTCTACTTCAGGCAGGTCTTCTCCGGAGTTCCCGTGAGAATGGCCCTCTTAGGGCTCACACTTGGCGTTCTGGAGGGGGTTTGAATGGCCGAGCTTAAGGTTACCGCCATCAGAGAGGGAACCGTCATAGACCACATCCCGGCCGGAAAGGGGCTGAAGGTCATCGAGATACTCCGCCTCAACAGGCCGAACGGAGGCGTTCTCCTTCTCGCCTCGAACGTCCACAGCGGGAAGCTCGGGAGGAAGGACATCGTCAAGATAGAGGGCAAGTTCCTGAGCGAGGAGGAGGTCAACAAGATAGCCCTCATCGCCCCAACCGCTACCGTCAACATAGTGCGGGACTACAGGGTGGCCGAGAAGTTCAAGGTCGAGATTCCGGACGAGATAACCGGAATTCTCCGCTGTGCCAATCCAAACTGCGTCAGCAACCACGAGTACACCGTTTCAAAGTTCTACGTCGTCTCAAGGGAGCCCCTCAAGGTGCGCTGCCACTACTGCGAAAGGACGATGGAAGAAGAGGACATACTGGGCAACCTCTAACCCTCTTTCCAATTTTCCATCATTCCAGCAGGTGGGGAACCCTTCTAAGCACCGGGATCGTGGCGGCCAGGCCCATGAAGACGTCAATGGCGCTCTGAATGGCGTTCGGGAGCCCAATGGCGACCCAGAAAGGAACACCAGTCCAACTCTCGACAGCCTGGATCACCTGCTCCCTTGGAAGGCCGAGCCATATCTCAAGGGCAACGTAGTAGTTGAGGGCCAGCATGAGGGGTATCCTTATCGCGATTCCGGCGAGGTAGGCAACCACCGCAAACAGAAGGAGCCTCTGCCTCGCCCCATCGCCAAGCTCAAAGCGCGTGAGTCTCCTGGCCGCTTCAAAGCCCACGATGACAGAGAGGGTGGCGAGGGACTTCATCATGGCCCCGAGCCAGCTGGCCGATGATATCACGCTGAGGCCAGCAAAGAGCAGCAGAACTGCGGTTAATCCCCCGGCGAACCCAGTGAGGAGGTAGACCATCACTATCGGAACCGCCACGAGGTCTATCTTCATTCCCCACACGGTGG is part of the Thermococcus sp. 21S7 genome and encodes:
- a CDS encoding ATP-binding protein, which codes for MKLGDLSYMNPWWEGKEDYHARRWREQRIHWWPKWADELSLEPFSLNFVLGPRQVGKTTGIKLLIQELLKENPPESVLYINVEILPDYRTLSALIREFQELKENEGIKRGYIFLDEASSLEGWWRGVKPLIDAGLLENDVVTVTGSSSLRVKRDIEMFPGRRGKGITLEVMPLSFREYVGVMDLKRPELHREKTLRLFEEYLKTGGFPGSINGLPMDDLLGAYIGELVRFGKSLEIARETMAAVIRSAPSATSFRALAKATSGYSYKVVQDYIEFFRELYVLGIAYLRQGEQVLYKREKKFFFRDPLLARLFSAWSGTQLREEALYEWLVQEHLYRRFGEVYYYRNSYEVDAIVGDLKVEVKAGKAHRKYPKNVNVLEKEDVPFFLLDATPP
- a CDS encoding secondary thiamine-phosphate synthase enzyme YjbQ; translated protein: MKVLTRELRFQTKGEIDLVDITREVEGIVEESGIENGQVLVFVPGATGAIVTIEHESGLLEDFKRALEEFVPKGKGYLHDRIDDNAHSHLRATLLGASKCFPVVDGRLVRGTWQQIFFVELDVIPRHRRVIVQVMGE
- a CDS encoding VanZ family protein, which produces MRRRLLLLYVLLLLFLNLTPRVPSSPVANGDKLAHLVEFAALGFLGWRLWPYLLPLPFLMEFLQLFVPGRTFSFADMAANLIGFTLGLIAGWLYEGSHEGTEVSNEGGD
- a CDS encoding thiamine-phosphate synthase family protein codes for the protein MRTPSVYIAEELMPFLRAKIAERLYREGMKQSQIAGHLGITQAMVSKYLSGRYKVPPEEVARKLEDIASEVSNFILFGGRREDAVLLVARRIFELFQSGFLCPFYAEYAGVSEDSCRSLFAVRPVRGEILEVLNMALNELIRNEKFPELIPEVRSNFAYALPSPRDIEDVAAIPGRITAVKGKAFALPPEFGASEFTARILVMLAEIRPEVRSVLNIRHGPDIESALTAAGFKVGRVKTGGLSEEEAVRAIADVFRRDSYDAVVDVGGLGVEPLVYIFGETPFDVVEKLKRLVGNL
- the pyrB gene encoding aspartate carbamoyltransferase, which encodes MEWKGRDVISVRDFSKEDIEFVLKVAERLEEELKEKGSLDYAKGKILATLFFEPSTRTRLSFESAMHRLGGSVIGFSSASSTSVKKGESLADTIKTVEQYSDVIVIRHSMEGAARLAAEVAEIPVINAGDGSNQHPTQTLLDLYTIKRAFGRIDGLTIGLLGDLKYGRTVHSLAEALAFYDVELYLISPGLLRMPKHIVEELREKGVRIHETTDLEGTIPELDVLYVTRIQRERFPDEQEYLKVKGSYQVNCAVLKNAKESLRIMHPLPRVDEIHPEVDRTEHALYFRQVFSGVPVRMALLGLTLGVLEGV
- the pyrI gene encoding aspartate carbamoyltransferase regulatory subunit encodes the protein MAELKVTAIREGTVIDHIPAGKGLKVIEILRLNRPNGGVLLLASNVHSGKLGRKDIVKIEGKFLSEEEVNKIALIAPTATVNIVRDYRVAEKFKVEIPDEITGILRCANPNCVSNHEYTVSKFYVVSREPLKVRCHYCERTMEEEDILGNL